The genome window CAAGGACTATCGGAAACTCATTGCAAAATTACATTACCCGGCTCTTTATAACATCCGCTTGAGCTGTGAGCCGTAATTGACGTGAAAAATGCCGAGCGTAGCGAAAGCATTTTTCATGACAATAGGCGAATCTGCTCGAAGCGAATGTTATATGGTTTCCTATAAATAAATCCTTTTAATATCAATATATTTCAAGCCTTCCAGTAAGACAGCTAATTCACCATATCGCTGAATAAAATAGTCATTTATAGGATGTTCTGGCTCAAGATAAGTAATTTTTTGTTTAAATCTGTAATATAGCTTTAAAGATTCGACTAGTTTCCATATTATTTGGAATTCTCCATGATCTTTAGGATTTTCAATTGCATCTATACGTTTACAATTAGGTGGTAAATATTTTAGTGCTTTCTTTTCATATTTATTGAGTTGTAATTCTGCTTTTTGTAATAGATCTAAATAATTGCCAATAATTTTTTCATGTTGAATTTCGCTTATCGATTTTCTGTTTTGATTTTGTTGGATGATAAGCAAAACCAATGTAAAAAAACTGAAAATTGGGGCGATCAAGCCACTTAGGTAGGAACCAAATGCGCCCCAATCTTCTGTAGAATTTGAGAGTGGGTAATCCTTGAAATTTTGCCAGAAGACGAATAACGTCACCATAATATAACAGAATAAAACAAAGATTAGTAGGGATATGTAAATAATAGATTTATTCTTTTTATTCTCCATTATATTCCATCCGCGCTTTGATTTTGTTCAACAATGACTCGCCACATCGTGGGTAAAAAATAGACTATCGATAAATGCCATTGTTCCTCTACTAATGTTAGGTTTAACTGGATTCTACCCCCATCTGCATCCCAATGTATCTTGTACGGGTATTGTCGAGCAACCATATATCTCCATAAAGTTTCATATTCAGAATTAAAATCGGGAGGGACATAGTAATACACTGGTTCGCCATATTTTTCGTGGATCGCAATGGTTAATTGATAAAAGATTTCTATTGCATTTCGTGGGTCTGGTTGTCCAAATATTTTTCTGGCCTCAGGTTGAATTTCATACAACCCTGCTGCAAGAAGTCCGCCTACCAGCCCAAATGTAGTTTTAAAATCATGCCCAAACAGGTTTTTATTTAAATAAACAATTTCCTGTAGCCAATGCCTATTAGCTACATTCTGATAAAGCAACCCTTTCTTCTGTAAAATTGGAAAAAGTTAATCGGTCTCCATATCCAAATATCGCTTCCCGGTTGCCCAGGTCTCGTCAACTTCCATCATGATCGCCGCTACGATACGGTTCAGTGATTCCTTGTTCGGGAAGATCATAGCCACTTTTGTCCGTCGTTTGATCTCCTTCATTTGTCGCTCGGCAAGATTGGAAGTGCGCAATCGCCGGCGATGTTTTACCGGGATCGTGAACACCGTAAGACTCTCCGGTACGTTGTGCTCCAGCCATTCGCTGAGCTGTGGAGAATCTGCGCGGTACTTATCAACGGCTATTTTCAGGTACCGCTGAGCTTCTTCCAGGTTAGGCGCATTGAACACGGTACGTAGATCCTGCGCCAGCTCTTTCCGCATGCTCTGCCGTGTCACGTGATGTCCGGCATTCTGCTGCAGGTGGAACTGGCAGCGTTGCCACTTCACGGTCGGGAAGATCGCTTCGCATGCCGCCTTCAGGCCACTATGAGCATCAGAGGTAATCATGGTTACCCCGTGAAGACCTCGTTCTACCAGCGACTGGAGGAACCTCCGCCAGTGGACATCGGCCTCGCTGATCTCTGTGCTAATTCCAAGTACACGGCGTTGCCCGGTAATGTCTATCCCATAGGCAATTAGCACCGCTCCTGACACCACTGAGCGATCCATACGAACCTTCTCATAGGTCGCGTCCAGCACGAGGTACTTATAGGTATCCAGAGGTCGTTCTCGCCATTTTTTGATCTCTTCATCAAGCAACCTGGCGGCATTCGAAACCTGGCTCTGAGAAACCTCGAACCCGCATAGCTGTTCGACGATCTTTGACACACGACGGGTTGAGACTCCCTGGATATACATCTGCGCAATGGCGAGCTTCAAGGCTCGTTCGCTGCGACACCCCTTATCGACCGCACCGGGATAAAACTCCATCCCCCGTACTTGTGGGATCTGAATTGGAACCTCGCCCATACGCGTCTTTAGGAGCTTATCCTTGTACCC of Spirochaeta lutea contains these proteins:
- a CDS encoding IS256 family transposase; the protein is MQGGGKDSITKTIGTIMNLAMKLEQEKALSAGPYERNEDRTGHRNGYKDKLLKTRMGEVPIQIPQVRGMEFYPGAVDKGCRSERALKLAIAQMYIQGVSTRRVSKIVEQLCGFEVSQSQVSNAARLLDEEIKKWRERPLDTYKYLVLDATYEKVRMDRSVVSGAVLIAYGIDITGQRRVLGISTEISEADVHWRRFLQSLVERGLHGVTMITSDAHSGLKAACEAIFPTVKWQRCQFHLQQNAGHHVTRQSMRKELAQDLRTVFNAPNLEEAQRYLKIAVDKYRADSPQLSEWLEHNVPESLTVFTIPVKHRRRLRTSNLAERQMKEIKRRTKVAMIFPNKESLNRIVAAIMMEVDETWATGKRYLDMETD